Proteins encoded in a region of the Massilia sp. UMI-21 genome:
- a CDS encoding MCP four helix bundle domain-containing protein — MSNAVSSVRAQLRSAFAFVILISALATGVAIWRLQVMAGASEALTQRPLAKERLSAQWLLNTSVSAKRTAAVARSADLELARVFAAESTESSRRTSALQEQVGALLDTPDEKTLFDAIAEARSQYIASRDQVMQLKADGRAPEAMAMYERAFVPATQRYLDGVSALQALQHKAIDAGARAVLDDAGDSTTMLVALWLVSLAGSIAASMLFARALFRRLGGEPAEAARVAGEIAAGNLEVRVDLHPDDQSSLLHALLRMRDSLADIAGRVRAGTNTIGASVAAMAGEAQELSRRTESQAAALEQTASSMNELAHAVQHSAASAEAANGLALAASTVAQQGGAMVGQLVDTMGAINASSARAGEQGRGFAVVAGEVRSLAQRSAAAAKEIKELIDDSTRRVSLGADLAGRAGTTMTGIVEGIARVTAIMGEIVDSSTEQATGIQQVHRAVADMDKVTQQNAALVEESAAATESVREQAARLGQMMAVFKLAARPSRAAAAVKPAPRVSAPRKNEAQADTRHGAESGSPSARRAAPTEPARGARPSRRPAPATAAGRKAAEAEWEEF; from the coding sequence GTGTCCAATGCCGTATCCAGTGTTCGTGCCCAACTACGCAGCGCTTTTGCGTTCGTCATCCTGATCTCCGCCCTGGCGACCGGCGTCGCGATCTGGCGCCTGCAGGTCATGGCCGGAGCAAGCGAAGCGCTCACCCAGCGCCCGCTGGCCAAGGAACGCCTGAGCGCGCAGTGGCTGCTCAACACCTCGGTCTCGGCCAAGCGCACCGCCGCGGTCGCCCGTTCGGCCGACCTGGAACTGGCCCGGGTCTTCGCGGCCGAGAGCACCGAGTCGAGCCGGCGCACCAGCGCCCTGCAGGAACAGGTCGGCGCCCTGCTCGACACGCCCGACGAGAAGACCTTGTTCGACGCCATCGCCGAGGCACGCAGCCAGTACATCGCCAGCCGCGACCAGGTCATGCAGCTGAAGGCCGACGGCCGTGCGCCCGAAGCGATGGCGATGTACGAGCGCGCCTTCGTGCCGGCCACCCAGCGCTACCTGGACGGGGTGTCGGCGCTGCAGGCGCTGCAGCACAAGGCCATCGACGCCGGCGCCCGGGCGGTGCTGGACGACGCCGGCGACAGCACGACCATGCTGGTCGCCCTGTGGCTGGTCAGCTTGGCCGGCAGCATCGCGGCATCCATGCTGTTCGCACGCGCGCTGTTCCGCCGCTTGGGCGGCGAGCCGGCGGAGGCGGCGCGCGTGGCCGGCGAGATTGCTGCCGGCAACCTGGAGGTGCGGGTCGACCTGCATCCCGACGACCAGTCCAGCCTGCTGCATGCGCTGCTGCGCATGCGCGACAGCCTGGCCGACATCGCCGGCCGGGTGCGCGCCGGCACCAACACCATCGGCGCCTCGGTGGCGGCCATGGCCGGCGAAGCGCAGGAACTGTCGCGCCGCACCGAGAGCCAGGCGGCGGCACTGGAACAGACCGCCTCCTCGATGAACGAGCTGGCGCACGCGGTCCAGCACAGCGCCGCCAGCGCCGAAGCAGCGAACGGGCTCGCGCTCGCCGCCTCGACGGTGGCGCAGCAGGGCGGCGCGATGGTCGGCCAGCTGGTCGATACCATGGGCGCGATCAATGCCTCGTCGGCGCGCGCCGGCGAACAGGGGCGCGGCTTCGCCGTGGTGGCCGGCGAGGTGCGCAGCCTGGCCCAGCGCTCGGCGGCGGCGGCGAAGGAAATCAAGGAGCTGATCGACGACTCGACCCGGCGCGTGTCGCTGGGCGCCGACCTGGCAGGCCGCGCCGGCACGACCATGACCGGCATCGTCGAGGGCATCGCGCGGGTGACCGCCATCATGGGCGAAATCGTCGATTCGAGCACGGAACAGGCGACCGGCATCCAGCAGGTGCACCGGGCAGTGGCGGACATGGACAAGGTCACCCAGCAGAATGCCGCCCTCGTGGAAGAATCGGCGGCCGCCACCGAATCGGTGCGGGAACAGGCCGCGCGCCTGGGCCAGATGATGGCCGTGTTCAAGCTGGCCGCGCGCCCGTCACGCGCCGCCGCGGCAGTCAAGCCGGCGCCGCGCGTGAGCGCGCCGCGCAAAAACGAAGCGCAGGCAGACACCAGGCACGGCGCTGAGTCCGGGTCGCCGTCCGCCAGGCGTGCGGCGCCGACGGAACCGGCCAGGGGCGCCAGGCCGTCACGCCGCCCTGCCCCTGCCACCGCAGCCGGGCGCAAGGCGGCCGAGGCCGAGTGGGAGGAGTTCTGA
- a CDS encoding RNA-directed DNA polymerase, protein MDATNSELLELLCDEHPLTRAEAWELILTAPRRYKIHYIEKRNGRGRRLIAQPTAELKAIQRWIISKYIAAMPVHEAATAYRPHKNISDHARVHAKNKYLLKVDFKDFFPSIRDRDFVQHAVKHLGISTRLASELSFLLFRRDENKGLSLSIGAPSSPSVSNSLMYEFDLKLSEYCDANEIVYTRYADDLALSTNKPHELDKANEFIRELLGCIRYPRIEINPEKTVFTSKKFQRQLTGLILSNEGKVSLGRDRKRSIRAMADHYRKGKLAPELHTKLKGWLAFSLSVEPDFVRSIRTMMGEFHYFKLVSVNEKMEAEGIIPSGDEW, encoded by the coding sequence ATGGACGCCACTAATTCGGAACTGCTGGAATTGCTGTGCGACGAGCATCCGCTTACCCGCGCGGAGGCTTGGGAGCTCATTCTTACGGCACCTAGGCGATATAAAATCCACTATATAGAAAAGCGCAACGGACGTGGCAGACGATTGATTGCTCAACCAACTGCAGAGCTTAAAGCTATTCAACGTTGGATTATCAGCAAATACATCGCAGCAATGCCAGTACACGAAGCGGCGACAGCATATCGTCCGCACAAAAATATTTCAGACCATGCACGAGTACACGCAAAAAACAAATATCTTCTCAAGGTTGATTTTAAGGATTTCTTTCCCTCAATAAGAGATCGCGATTTCGTGCAGCATGCAGTTAAGCATCTTGGAATTAGTACAAGATTAGCATCTGAATTGTCATTCTTGCTTTTTAGGCGCGACGAGAATAAAGGGTTGTCCTTATCAATAGGCGCACCAAGCTCGCCTTCGGTTTCCAATTCTCTTATGTACGAATTCGACCTCAAACTATCGGAATATTGTGACGCCAATGAAATTGTCTACACTAGATATGCTGACGACCTAGCGCTATCGACTAACAAACCACACGAATTAGATAAAGCAAATGAGTTTATACGTGAATTGCTAGGCTGCATTAGATATCCACGCATAGAAATAAATCCGGAAAAGACCGTATTCACCTCTAAAAAATTTCAACGCCAGTTGACCGGCCTAATTTTATCCAATGAAGGTAAGGTATCGTTGGGAAGAGACCGAAAGCGATCTATACGTGCGATGGCAGACCATTACCGAAAAGGGAAGCTTGCACCGGAATTGCACACAAAACTTAAAGGCTGGCTGGCATTTTCACTCTCGGTTGAGCCTGATTTTGTTAGAAGTATCAGGACGATGATGGGTGAATTTCATTACTTCAAATTAGTTTCCGTAAATGAGAAAATGGAAGCAGAAGGCATTATTCCTTCCGGTGATGAGTGGTAA
- the uvsE gene encoding UV DNA damage repair endonuclease UvsE, whose translation MPPNLGLVCITVSKDVRYRTVTRKRLLEHSLDAQRALLEDLYRDNIQTFDNAMRYCEAEGIRLYRLPSSIFPFADEDIGREVLAPFAATLGRSGRRALERGIRLVMHPDQFVVLNSDSEGVVANSIKILQMHAEIMDLLEQPRSSWALLEIHGGKGKRADALVERIGLLPEAIRCRLGLENDEYAYGAQEIYEICMRAGVPMVFDAHHHVVHAKLSSYEDPSVGAMLMKARETWADPAHQLVHISNGREGFNDRQHSDLIEVMPSSYLAAPYIEIEAKHKEEAIRGLRAWSMSAAA comes from the coding sequence ATGCCACCGAACCTCGGCCTCGTCTGCATTACCGTCTCGAAAGACGTCCGCTACCGCACGGTCACGCGCAAGCGCCTGCTCGAGCACAGCCTCGACGCCCAGCGCGCGCTGCTCGAAGACCTGTACCGCGACAACATCCAGACCTTCGACAATGCCATGCGTTACTGCGAGGCCGAAGGCATCCGCCTGTACCGGCTGCCCTCGTCGATCTTTCCCTTCGCCGACGAAGACATCGGCCGCGAGGTGCTGGCGCCGTTCGCCGCCACCCTGGGGCGCTCGGGCCGGCGCGCGCTGGAACGCGGCATCCGCCTGGTGATGCACCCGGACCAGTTCGTGGTCCTGAATTCGGATTCGGAAGGGGTGGTGGCGAACAGCATCAAGATCCTGCAGATGCATGCGGAGATCATGGACCTGCTCGAGCAGCCGCGCTCGTCCTGGGCCCTGCTCGAGATCCACGGCGGCAAGGGCAAGCGTGCCGATGCGCTGGTCGAACGCATCGGCCTGCTTCCCGAGGCCATCCGCTGCCGCCTGGGGCTGGAGAACGACGAATACGCGTATGGCGCGCAGGAGATCTACGAGATCTGCATGCGCGCCGGCGTGCCGATGGTGTTCGACGCCCATCATCACGTGGTGCATGCCAAGCTGTCGAGCTACGAGGACCCGAGCGTGGGCGCCATGCTCATGAAGGCGCGCGAGACCTGGGCCGACCCGGCGCACCAACTGGTGCATATCTCGAACGGCCGCGAAGGCTTCAACGACCGCCAGCACTCGGACCTGATCGAGGTCATGCCCTCGTCCTACCTGGCCGCGCCCTACATCGAGATCGAGGCCAAGCACAAGGAAGAAGCGATCCGGGGCCTGCGGGCCTGGTCGATGTCCGCGGCGGCCTAG
- a CDS encoding DUF4297 domain-containing protein — MFTDKLPTVMLSNPIGSPSHIDEPCFPTLHMALAEDKFTEIFSLSQDPELAEAGGGHGQKGVDFQRYWAILRIFELKQDGLTDFLLLFESIQDVAEFDSETAPSRVDIYQIKKKDSGEWSFNELTGLLKPDGRTKKKVPPTLSKVEKSPLGKLYKAGLAVQHLEANAHFVSNAGCDLPLVTSGSASALLKCLASELDASHASPLAEGLALLHAAPGEVPDLKRLALRKTTLHPDDPHLMALGAATAYLSKHLPASAGQAKAFVDALFAQLSALGRQTQPVESFEELRRQRGYSMAELNSALADLKGVPDLKSYLDKVLDGLLLEGLAPLRRISIDVGVTKYFSAVVSGTQGADELALIDECAKAAPPLLASSSLLPALEAETARIAASHPAFKNTEVFAYLLIQVTKNAAA, encoded by the coding sequence ATGTTCACTGATAAATTACCAACAGTTATGCTGAGCAACCCCATAGGGTCCCCATCCCACATTGACGAACCATGTTTTCCAACTCTACATATGGCGCTAGCGGAAGATAAATTCACCGAAATATTTTCCCTGAGCCAGGATCCTGAGCTGGCGGAAGCTGGGGGCGGTCATGGGCAGAAGGGAGTGGACTTCCAGCGCTACTGGGCGATCCTCCGCATATTCGAGCTCAAGCAAGACGGCTTAACCGATTTCCTCCTGCTTTTCGAGTCGATCCAGGACGTCGCCGAGTTCGATTCCGAAACGGCACCCAGCCGTGTCGATATATACCAGATCAAGAAGAAAGACAGCGGCGAGTGGTCATTCAACGAACTGACGGGCTTACTGAAGCCAGACGGCCGAACAAAGAAAAAAGTACCCCCCACTTTGTCTAAGGTAGAGAAGAGCCCTCTCGGCAAATTGTATAAGGCTGGCTTGGCCGTCCAGCATTTGGAAGCCAACGCTCACTTCGTGTCGAACGCGGGCTGCGACCTTCCGCTAGTCACGAGTGGATCAGCCTCGGCCCTGCTCAAGTGCCTGGCGTCGGAGCTTGACGCTTCGCACGCGTCACCTTTGGCCGAGGGTTTGGCCCTGCTCCACGCCGCGCCCGGAGAAGTCCCGGACCTCAAACGGCTCGCCTTGCGGAAAACCACCCTGCACCCGGACGACCCTCACCTTATGGCTCTCGGCGCGGCTACGGCTTACCTCAGCAAGCACCTCCCGGCGAGCGCAGGCCAAGCGAAAGCGTTCGTGGACGCTCTCTTCGCGCAGCTCAGTGCCCTCGGACGACAGACCCAGCCCGTGGAGTCGTTTGAGGAACTGCGTCGCCAGCGGGGTTACTCGATGGCTGAGCTGAACTCTGCGCTTGCCGATCTCAAAGGCGTTCCCGACCTGAAATCGTACCTCGACAAGGTTCTTGACGGACTGCTGCTGGAAGGGCTTGCTCCGCTTAGGCGTATCTCGATTGACGTCGGCGTGACGAAGTACTTCTCCGCCGTCGTCTCTGGGACGCAGGGGGCCGACGAGCTCGCCCTGATCGACGAGTGCGCCAAGGCAGCACCTCCGCTACTGGCATCCTCTTCGTTGCTTCCCGCACTGGAAGCGGAAACCGCGAGGATAGCCGCGTCCCATCCGGCCTTCAAGAACACCGAAGTCTTCGCGTATTTGCTAATCCAGGTAACGAAAAATGCCGCAGCCTAA
- a CDS encoding alpha/beta hydrolase, producing MSILLIPGYMADDTLWDDVRPALARFGPIVHADLGHDASIEAMAARALADAPANFILVGFSMGGYVAREIARLAPERVRALVLIATSTRPDTPSLRQSRGTVGKAAASVSFSGLSKTAIAASLHPQQAGNAALIERVRAMGVRLGGEVFRRQSAIVRAGDRERLHAIRCPTLVVAAGQDRLRSREESEELHAGIPGAELAVIEDSGHMVPIEAPQALLALVLPWLDRVAPA from the coding sequence ATGTCTATCCTGCTCATCCCCGGCTACATGGCCGACGACACGCTCTGGGACGACGTGCGCCCGGCGCTCGCCAGGTTCGGCCCAATCGTGCATGCCGACCTCGGCCACGATGCCTCCATCGAAGCGATGGCCGCCCGCGCGCTGGCCGATGCACCGGCGAACTTCATCCTGGTCGGCTTTTCGATGGGCGGCTACGTCGCCCGCGAGATCGCGCGCCTGGCGCCCGAGCGGGTGCGCGCGCTGGTCCTGATCGCCACCTCCACCCGCCCCGATACGCCTTCGCTGCGCCAGAGCCGCGGCACGGTCGGCAAGGCTGCGGCCTCGGTCTCGTTCTCGGGCCTGAGCAAGACCGCGATCGCCGCCTCGCTGCATCCGCAACAGGCCGGCAACGCGGCGCTGATCGAGCGCGTGCGCGCCATGGGCGTGCGCCTGGGCGGCGAGGTATTCCGCCGCCAGTCCGCGATCGTGCGCGCGGGCGACCGTGAGCGCCTGCACGCGATCCGCTGCCCGACCCTGGTCGTTGCGGCGGGACAGGACCGGCTGCGTTCGCGCGAGGAATCCGAGGAGCTGCATGCCGGAATCCCCGGCGCGGAACTGGCCGTCATCGAGGACAGCGGCCATATGGTCCCGATCGAGGCGCCGCAAGCGCTGCTGGCGCTCGTCCTGCCCTGGCTCGACCGGGTCGCGCCAGCCTAG
- a CDS encoding serine acetyltransferase, whose amino-acid sequence MNSDFPSSTGSVQWHLGPIIDALRTSRESTHNIRHQGRVRELPSREVLGQVVGGVSAALFPTHYGRPDLNDESIDYFVGDTLNVTLDRLVGQVRRALRFSPQFEEAAEAQLAERAQAITREFAASLPAIRALLVSDVQAALAGDPAASSVAEIMLCYPGTLAILYHRLAHCLHRLGVPFLARLIADIGHSLTGIDIHPAASIGGSFFIDHGTGVVIGETAIIGERVRLYQAVTLGAKRFPVDPSGALVKGAPRHPIVEDDVVIYAGATVLGRITVGAGSTIGGNVWLTQSVPPGSNVSQAQSRNT is encoded by the coding sequence ATGAACAGCGATTTTCCAAGCTCCACCGGCTCGGTGCAGTGGCACCTGGGCCCGATCATCGACGCGCTGCGCACCTCGCGCGAGTCGACCCACAACATCCGCCACCAGGGCCGCGTGCGCGAACTGCCTTCGCGCGAGGTGCTGGGGCAGGTGGTGGGCGGCGTCTCGGCGGCGCTGTTTCCCACCCATTACGGGCGCCCCGACCTGAACGACGAGAGCATCGACTACTTCGTCGGCGACACGCTCAACGTCACGCTCGACCGGCTGGTCGGGCAGGTACGGCGCGCGCTGCGCTTCTCGCCCCAGTTCGAGGAAGCCGCCGAAGCGCAGCTTGCCGAGCGCGCGCAGGCGATCACGCGCGAATTCGCCGCCAGCCTGCCGGCGATCCGCGCGCTGCTGGTGTCCGACGTGCAGGCCGCGCTGGCGGGCGACCCGGCGGCCAGCTCGGTGGCCGAGATCATGCTGTGCTATCCCGGCACCCTCGCCATCCTGTATCACCGCCTGGCGCACTGCCTGCACCGCCTCGGCGTGCCCTTCCTGGCGCGCCTGATCGCCGACATCGGCCACTCGCTCACCGGCATCGACATCCACCCGGCGGCCAGCATCGGCGGCAGCTTCTTCATCGACCACGGCACCGGCGTGGTGATCGGCGAGACCGCCATCATCGGCGAGCGCGTGCGCCTGTACCAGGCGGTGACCCTGGGCGCCAAGCGCTTCCCGGTGGACCCCAGCGGCGCCCTGGTCAAGGGCGCGCCGCGCCACCCGATCGTCGAGGACGACGTGGTCATCTACGCCGGCGCCACGGTGCTGGGTCGCATCACGGTGGGCGCCGGCTCGACCATCGGCGGCAACGTCTGGCTGACGCAGAGCGTCCCGCCGGGCAGCAACGTGTCGCAGGCACAGTCACGGAATACCTGA
- a CDS encoding amidohydrolase family protein, protein MRWFSVSAIVCLTSVVGVVQVAAAETVSYVNGYWFDGKNFEKKDMTVRDGMIVGTGHAARTVDLHGGYVLPGLAEAHNHNLQNCYLAPQMAQGYLERGILYSAQLFATDPAGLQCAPLFDSRAAPSTAFARIGITSSTGHPIGIARAGAKEAGLEMSFDQLVDGMLIADSASELQRKWKQFAKTKTDFVKVILVDEENGLRNARLREYDGFNGVTREVLKALVPLARAAGLRTVAHVDTAADFKLAADAGVDTIAHLPGYRIAENHSVADYQLTDDVVKTAAANAVAVIPTMAASFYHVSAHPKDAPAIAQVYLHNLRLLRKYKVRLLTGSDRFEGSVLDELKALDGTGLFQPAELINMSTSATARWMFPQRRVGCLEQGCEASFNVYDENPAHDLGRLAKPAMVVKQGAVVAVKGKAAKPG, encoded by the coding sequence ATGAGATGGTTCTCGGTAAGCGCGATTGTATGTCTGACATCAGTGGTTGGCGTCGTCCAGGTAGCTGCTGCAGAAACGGTAAGCTATGTAAATGGCTATTGGTTCGATGGGAAGAACTTCGAGAAAAAGGACATGACTGTGCGCGACGGTATGATTGTCGGCACGGGCCATGCGGCGAGGACCGTGGACTTGCACGGCGGCTATGTGCTTCCGGGATTGGCGGAAGCGCACAACCATAATCTTCAAAACTGCTATCTGGCTCCGCAGATGGCGCAAGGCTACCTGGAGCGGGGAATCCTGTATTCCGCTCAGCTTTTCGCGACCGATCCGGCCGGCTTGCAATGCGCACCGCTGTTCGACAGCCGCGCGGCGCCGTCGACTGCGTTTGCCCGTATCGGCATCACCAGCAGCACCGGGCATCCGATCGGTATCGCCCGTGCGGGGGCGAAAGAAGCTGGCTTGGAGATGAGTTTCGACCAGCTGGTCGATGGGATGCTGATAGCTGACAGCGCTTCCGAGCTTCAGCGTAAATGGAAGCAATTTGCGAAGACGAAAACCGACTTCGTGAAAGTGATACTGGTCGATGAGGAAAATGGCTTGCGCAATGCCCGGCTACGGGAGTACGACGGTTTCAATGGCGTTACTCGAGAGGTACTGAAAGCGCTTGTGCCGCTTGCCCGCGCTGCCGGGCTGCGGACAGTCGCCCATGTGGACACCGCCGCCGATTTCAAGCTCGCGGCCGACGCCGGCGTCGATACGATTGCGCATCTTCCGGGCTACCGGATCGCTGAAAACCACAGCGTGGCCGACTACCAACTGACCGACGATGTCGTGAAGACGGCCGCGGCGAATGCCGTGGCGGTCATCCCGACAATGGCGGCCTCGTTCTATCACGTATCTGCCCATCCGAAGGATGCCCCTGCAATAGCGCAAGTGTATCTGCACAATCTGCGCTTGCTGCGGAAATACAAAGTCAGACTCTTGACCGGATCCGATCGTTTTGAGGGCAGTGTGCTCGATGAGCTCAAGGCACTGGACGGTACGGGTCTTTTCCAGCCGGCCGAGCTCATCAATATGTCGACATCGGCGACGGCGCGCTGGATGTTTCCGCAACGCCGCGTCGGCTGCCTGGAGCAAGGTTGCGAGGCGAGTTTCAACGTATATGATGAGAATCCGGCGCATGATCTGGGCCGGCTGGCGAAACCGGCCATGGTGGTGAAACAGGGTGCTGTCGTGGCGGTCAAGGGCAAGGCGGCTAAGCCCGGATAA
- a CDS encoding CAP domain-containing protein, whose translation MSTLSFEARPCCHAALRHALPFLFLLAAVRPGVAAGAPAPADGAEQLTALVNAYRMAPGDCMGRAAAPVAALTPHPALARVRIGPATFTELALEAAGYAAERAVSVSVNGPQTPAEAMTVLQQKYCSTLLDTHFSVIGSYRAGKEWTVILARPAPPLPSETFPDWHAAGKAVLAGVNAARASARNCGSQQFAAAPPLSWNPQLGEAALAHSRDMAARRYFSHRARDGSQPADRATRAGYAWQRVGENIAFGQSTPDEAVAGWLDSPGHCANIMHPGFTEMGAAYGVAAEKRSGIVYWTQVFGRPR comes from the coding sequence ATGTCGACCCTGTCTTTCGAAGCGCGTCCATGCTGTCATGCCGCGCTGCGCCACGCCTTGCCCTTCCTGTTCTTGCTGGCGGCCGTCCGGCCGGGCGTGGCCGCTGGCGCGCCGGCGCCGGCGGACGGCGCCGAACAGCTGACCGCCCTGGTCAATGCCTACCGCATGGCGCCGGGCGACTGCATGGGCCGCGCCGCCGCGCCGGTCGCGGCGCTGACGCCGCACCCGGCGCTGGCGCGCGTGCGCATCGGCCCGGCCACCTTCACCGAACTGGCCCTCGAAGCTGCAGGCTATGCCGCCGAGCGTGCCGTGTCGGTCAGCGTCAACGGTCCGCAAACGCCGGCCGAAGCGATGACGGTGTTACAGCAAAAATATTGCAGTACGCTGCTCGACACCCATTTCTCTGTGATCGGCAGCTATCGCGCGGGCAAGGAGTGGACCGTGATCCTGGCGCGTCCGGCGCCACCACTGCCTTCCGAGACCTTCCCGGACTGGCACGCGGCCGGCAAGGCCGTCCTGGCCGGCGTGAACGCGGCGCGCGCCAGCGCCCGCAACTGCGGCAGCCAGCAGTTCGCAGCGGCGCCGCCGCTCAGCTGGAACCCGCAGTTGGGCGAGGCTGCGCTGGCCCACAGCCGCGACATGGCGGCGCGGCGCTATTTCAGCCACCGCGCCAGGGACGGCAGCCAGCCGGCCGACCGGGCGACGCGGGCCGGCTATGCCTGGCAGCGCGTAGGCGAGAACATTGCCTTCGGCCAGAGCACGCCGGACGAAGCCGTGGCCGGCTGGCTCGACAGTCCGGGCCACTGCGCCAACATCATGCATCCCGGCTTTACCGAGATGGGCGCGGCCTATGGCGTCGCGGCGGAAAAGCGCAGCGGCATCGTCTACTGGACCCAGGTGTTCGGGCGGCCGCGCTGA
- a CDS encoding DDE-type integrase/transposase/recombinase, translated as MTQALHSRARTTHRIREEIRNSTLPQAELARLYNMTRQTIRKWQNRESPEDKSHAPNKMYTTLSPEQELIVVELRKTLLLPTDDLLVVTREFINPAVSRAGLGRCLRRHGVSDLRDLAQQESGAPATKKTFKDYEPGFLHIDIKYLPQMPDETARRYLFVAIDRATRWVYIDLYADQTDNGSQFTDRFTAGGKKKEPSGIHVFDRLCKRLGIEHRLIPPRHPQTNGMVERFNGRISDIVNQTRFGSAAELESTLRNYVKIYNHSIPQRALDHKTPVQALKDWHEKRPELFRKRVYNQPGLDT; from the coding sequence ATGACCCAGGCACTGCACAGCCGAGCCCGTACTACGCACCGGATCCGCGAGGAAATCAGGAACTCAACACTGCCGCAAGCCGAACTGGCTAGGCTGTACAACATGACCCGTCAGACCATTCGGAAGTGGCAGAACCGCGAGTCGCCTGAAGACAAGTCGCACGCTCCCAACAAGATGTACACGACGCTCTCGCCCGAGCAGGAACTCATCGTGGTGGAACTGCGCAAGACGCTGCTGTTGCCCACCGACGACCTGTTGGTGGTCACACGCGAGTTCATCAATCCAGCGGTCTCGCGTGCCGGCCTTGGACGCTGCTTGCGCCGACACGGCGTTTCGGACTTGCGCGACCTGGCACAGCAGGAAAGCGGTGCGCCAGCCACGAAGAAAACATTCAAGGACTACGAGCCAGGCTTTCTGCACATCGACATCAAATACCTGCCGCAGATGCCCGACGAGACCGCACGGCGCTACCTGTTCGTCGCCATCGACCGCGCTACGCGCTGGGTCTACATCGACCTGTATGCCGACCAGACCGACAACGGCAGCCAATTCACTGACCGCTTCACCGCTGGTGGCAAGAAGAAGGAACCCAGCGGTATCCACGTGTTCGACCGGCTATGCAAGCGGCTCGGCATCGAGCACCGCCTCATTCCGCCGCGCCATCCACAGACAAACGGCATGGTCGAACGCTTTAACGGCCGCATCAGCGACATCGTCAACCAGACCCGCTTCGGCTCAGCCGCCGAACTGGAATCGACGCTGCGCAATTACGTCAAGATTTACAACCACAGCATTCCACAGCGAGCGCTCGACCATAAAACACCTGTTCAGGCACTCAAGGACTGGCACGAAAAACGCCCTGAATTGTTCAGGAAACGCGTGTATAACCAGCCGGGTCTTGACACATAG
- a CDS encoding lipocalin family protein, translating to MKTVLLAPLFVALLLSSPVVRAADQAAGAANPLVAIPSLDVKRYMGTWYEIAKFPNTFQKKCVGFTTATYSLREDGRVDVLNRCRLDDGSTDTAKGVARQLGGPTSPKLEVRFAPAVLSWLPMVWGDYWVIDLDPDYQLAAVSEPEREYLWILSRTPQVAPAAYNALLGRLAAQGLDLSRLQPTRQGQ from the coding sequence ATGAAAACCGTCCTGCTTGCACCGCTGTTCGTGGCCCTGTTGTTATCGTCCCCTGTCGTCCGCGCCGCGGACCAGGCAGCAGGCGCCGCCAATCCGCTCGTGGCTATTCCGTCCCTCGATGTGAAGCGCTACATGGGCACCTGGTACGAGATCGCGAAATTCCCGAATACCTTCCAGAAGAAGTGCGTCGGTTTCACTACCGCCACCTACAGCCTGCGCGAGGACGGCCGCGTCGACGTGCTCAACCGCTGCCGGCTGGACGACGGCAGCACCGACACGGCCAAGGGCGTGGCGCGCCAGCTGGGCGGTCCGACCTCTCCCAAGCTGGAAGTACGCTTCGCACCGGCCGTCCTGTCCTGGCTGCCGATGGTCTGGGGCGACTACTGGGTGATCGACCTCGATCCGGACTACCAGCTGGCCGCCGTCAGCGAGCCGGAGCGCGAATACCTGTGGATCCTGTCGCGCACGCCCCAGGTCGCCCCGGCTGCCTACAATGCCTTGCTGGGCCGGCTGGCCGCCCAGGGGCTGGACCTGAGCCGGCTGCAGCCGACCAGGCAGGGGCAATAG